A single Polycladomyces subterraneus DNA region contains:
- a CDS encoding DUF3311 domain-containing protein codes for MRLFRWLGALPILGILVGVFFANRIHPFVLGMPFLMFWIVLWVVLTSMIMFVVYKMDPSNHGGDAE; via the coding sequence ATGAGACTGTTTCGCTGGTTGGGTGCTCTTCCTATTCTCGGGATTCTCGTTGGGGTCTTTTTTGCGAATCGTATACATCCCTTTGTGCTTGGCATGCCGTTTCTCATGTTCTGGATTGTTCTGTGGGTGGTCTTGACCAGCATGATCATGTTCGTGGTTTACAAGATGGATCCATCAAATCATGGGGGTGACGCAGAATGA
- a CDS encoding sodium:solute symporter family protein — protein MNVALIVIFAFLLISIYLGIRAKKGKTMNFEQWTTGGRSFGTVFVFLLSVGEIYTTFTFLGASGWAYGKGAPALYILAYGCIAFIISYWLLPPIWRYAKENRLVSQSDYFVYKYNSPALGILVSIVGIVAMIPYFVLQLKGLGIIVSQASYGSISPNLAIWIGAISITVFVMISGVHGSAWTSVLKDIIILVVVVFLGLYLPIHYYGSFTQMFHAIDAAHPELLTLPDKGMSVYWFISTILLTSLGFYTWPHGFTAIYTAKNERVFRRNAVVFPLYQLVLLFVFFVGFAAILQVPGLQGATEDLALLKISKLAFPPWFVGVIGAAGLLAALVPGSLLLMATATLISKNLYKVFRPRATDGQIAKLATYLVPIIALVSLYFTSNGGQTIVALLLMGYSFVIQFFPSLFFSLFRHNPVTWAGAFYGILVGEIVVVYMTVTNTSIGSMMPFLPQAVKDLNPGIVALIVNIVVMFIVSLLTRNVRVSRHGTASVT, from the coding sequence ATGAATGTGGCACTGATCGTCATCTTTGCGTTCTTGCTGATAAGCATTTATCTCGGCATTCGCGCAAAAAAGGGCAAGACGATGAACTTTGAGCAATGGACAACCGGTGGTCGCAGTTTCGGTACAGTGTTTGTCTTTCTGTTGAGTGTTGGTGAGATCTATACTACATTTACGTTTCTTGGCGCCAGTGGGTGGGCGTACGGAAAAGGTGCGCCCGCCCTGTACATTCTCGCCTACGGGTGTATCGCATTCATCATCTCCTATTGGTTGCTGCCTCCCATTTGGCGTTATGCCAAAGAGAATCGACTCGTGTCTCAGTCGGATTACTTTGTGTATAAATATAACAGTCCCGCTCTTGGCATCTTGGTATCCATTGTCGGGATTGTGGCGATGATCCCTTATTTTGTGTTACAGCTCAAAGGTCTTGGCATTATTGTGTCCCAAGCATCCTATGGAAGTATTTCTCCGAATCTCGCCATTTGGATCGGGGCTATTTCCATTACGGTTTTTGTGATGATTTCCGGCGTTCATGGATCGGCCTGGACATCGGTTCTCAAGGATATCATTATTCTGGTGGTCGTGGTTTTTTTGGGACTCTATTTACCCATCCATTATTATGGAAGTTTTACGCAAATGTTCCATGCGATTGACGCCGCCCATCCCGAATTGCTCACATTACCGGATAAAGGCATGAGCGTCTACTGGTTCATCTCCACCATCCTGTTGACCTCCCTCGGTTTTTATACCTGGCCTCACGGTTTTACCGCTATCTACACAGCAAAAAACGAGCGGGTCTTTCGCCGAAATGCGGTTGTCTTTCCACTGTATCAATTAGTTCTGCTATTTGTGTTCTTTGTCGGATTTGCAGCGATTTTACAAGTTCCGGGTCTCCAAGGAGCTACCGAGGATTTAGCCTTGCTCAAAATATCCAAGCTCGCTTTCCCGCCTTGGTTTGTCGGGGTGATTGGAGCAGCTGGTCTCTTGGCCGCATTGGTACCGGGATCCTTGCTGTTGATGGCCACGGCAACGTTGATATCGAAGAACCTGTACAAGGTGTTTAGACCACGCGCGACGGACGGTCAAATAGCCAAGCTTGCCACCTATCTGGTCCCGATTATAGCCCTCGTCTCGCTTTATTTCACATCTAATGGTGGCCAAACAATAGTGGCCCTGCTTTTGATGGGATACAGTTTCGTCATACAGTTCTTCCCGTCATTGTTCTTCAGTTTGTTCAGACACAATCCAGTGACGTGGGCGGGTGCATTCTACGGGATTCTCGTCGGTGAGATCGTAGTGGTATACATGACCGTCACAAATACGTCTATCGGATCGATGATGCCATTCTTGCCTCAGGCCGTGAAGGATTTGAACCCGGGTATTGTGGCACTTATCGTCAACATCGTAGTGATGTTTATTGTAAGCTTACTCACTAGAAATGTACGAGTTTCGAGACACGGGACGGCGTCAGTGACGTAA
- a CDS encoding 3-hydroxyacyl-CoA dehydrogenase family protein, whose amino-acid sequence MSRPPRFIEEKVERGELGRKTGKGFYEYDEKGRIRS is encoded by the coding sequence TTGTCCCGTCCGCCCCGATTTATCGAGGAGAAAGTGGAAAGAGGGGAACTGGGACGGAAGACGGGCAAAGGGTTTTATGAATACGACGAGAAGGGGCGAATTCGTTCATAA
- a CDS encoding nuclear transport factor 2 family protein produces MMKTAKPEAPEQLVQIQLEAYNHHDLELFLSVYSPYVMVYDHPCEPIMSGLDEMREHYTRLFEQNPNIHAELIQRISMGPYVIDHERITGRNGEPLEAIAIYEVRDGLIQQVWYVQL; encoded by the coding sequence ATGATGAAAACAGCGAAACCGGAAGCACCTGAACAATTGGTGCAAATCCAGTTGGAAGCCTACAACCACCATGATTTGGAGCTGTTTCTATCTGTATACAGCCCTTATGTTATGGTGTACGACCATCCCTGTGAACCTATCATGTCTGGTCTCGACGAGATGAGAGAACATTATACCCGGCTGTTTGAACAAAATCCCAACATACACGCCGAGTTGATTCAACGGATTTCCATGGGACCCTATGTGATTGACCATGAGCGGATCACCGGACGGAATGGAGAACCGTTGGAAGCGATCGCCATTTACGAAGTGAGAGATGGACTGATTCAACAGGTATGGTATGTACAACTATGA
- a CDS encoding VOC family protein, with protein sequence MKLPVKGVSELVLEVADMDRAVHFWSEVLGFPVVDQWKWEPGTSGFQAEQFVSRQHPYVWATWLYVGGNTRLGLWLPRKWTPEERRIMEQPVTSWPSPELYDEGGKHVHFALYIEEEDFDCTFEQLQSLGIPVTIRPI encoded by the coding sequence ATGAAACTTCCCGTCAAAGGCGTATCGGAATTGGTACTGGAAGTGGCGGATATGGACCGGGCCGTACACTTCTGGTCAGAAGTGCTCGGGTTTCCCGTCGTGGATCAATGGAAGTGGGAGCCCGGTACGAGCGGTTTCCAAGCGGAGCAATTCGTGAGTCGCCAACACCCGTATGTCTGGGCAACTTGGCTTTATGTCGGGGGAAACACACGGTTGGGATTGTGGCTTCCCCGGAAGTGGACACCAGAGGAACGCCGGATCATGGAACAACCCGTGACCTCCTGGCCGTCTCCTGAATTGTATGATGAGGGTGGCAAACATGTACATTTTGCCCTGTATATTGAGGAAGAAGATTTCGACTGCACCTTTGAACAGTTGCAATCGCTCGGCATTCCCGTTACCATCCGGCCAATTTGA
- the dacB gene encoding D-alanyl-D-alanine carboxypeptidase/D-alanyl-D-alanine endopeptidase gives MKRWGKWLGIWMAVLLAVSGISLPARAETPSADQRLDATLKHYVAELQENPETRGMLVGYEVVSLDRNQTLSALREHNTFVPGSTVKLLLAAAAVDRWSGDAKIPTELWLDGTLSPGGVFRGNVWLKGYGDPSLDERQLRKLAKALADRGIRKVEGNIGVDDRYFDRVRLGTSWMWDDEPYPISAQIGALSVDQNTVRVQVTPGHHAGQAPRVTVSPAPDYVQVINRAQTVEGDQQQLTITRTRAKNEIVVTGTIGEEHTGVTVRRTVEEPDLFTGWVFKEQMSQVGIRFSSATQVVSGELPTSAELVSQTTSPPVDRLLQRTIKTGDNFYAEMLLKRLGATEKGVGSAEAGIEAIRTFASHVGVDIDFRQVDGSGLSRQDVVAPHHLIQLLTAMDKHPARERFWSFLPVAGVDGTLKNRMTGTPAENNVRAKTGGEFGLTGITTSRSGERLAFAVLIRGTKEKALSKAFQDRIAVAATTYPDLPDPGELPPEDAYLLTERLNPLLDAEPYRGVVSGVMVESLDRGDVLFERNGSALLTPASNAKLFTSSAALGLLGPDARLHTRLFRTGPIQDGVLNGDLILQGGGDPTLATEGALRVQDGPTIEQMVKDIQAAGIKRITGSVIVDTTAFSDDVYGRGWAWDDENGSYQPQITALSVNRGTVRLDYLPGGQAGDPIRLSLTPQTRYVRVINTAVTGPAGSENTLSISRDRGTNTIRVSGSLPLDFQGDYTRVPVENPHLYTGEVLREQLEKAGVVFDQPGSAQAGAVPQGAELVRDYPSPSMSEIVRYMNKNSDNFYAEMLIRVLGLYKEGAGTAQAGVEAVNTYLRQLGLNFQPDLVDGSGLSRQDQLSAEELVQLLMAVSHSPVAVPFTDSLPVAGVDGTLQSRMRNTAAANNLRAKTGSLTDVSALSGYVRTKDGERLVFSMIMNGYTAGSLRQLQDQIGVTLAEFQRGE, from the coding sequence ATGAAACGTTGGGGTAAATGGCTGGGCATATGGATGGCCGTCTTGCTGGCCGTTTCCGGCATCAGCCTGCCCGCTCGGGCGGAAACGCCGTCAGCGGACCAGCGATTGGATGCGACGCTCAAACACTACGTAGCCGAACTGCAAGAAAATCCCGAGACCCGGGGGATGTTGGTTGGTTACGAGGTGGTATCACTTGACCGTAACCAAACCTTGTCGGCACTGCGGGAGCACAACACGTTTGTGCCGGGATCCACAGTGAAACTGTTGTTGGCCGCGGCGGCAGTGGATCGTTGGTCTGGGGATGCGAAGATCCCTACGGAGTTGTGGCTGGACGGAACCCTCAGCCCCGGCGGGGTCTTCCGGGGGAATGTATGGCTCAAGGGATATGGCGACCCTTCATTGGACGAAAGGCAGTTGCGAAAGCTGGCAAAAGCGCTTGCGGACCGGGGTATCCGCAAGGTGGAAGGGAATATCGGTGTTGATGACCGGTACTTCGATCGGGTGCGACTGGGCACCAGCTGGATGTGGGATGACGAACCGTATCCGATCAGCGCACAGATCGGGGCGTTATCGGTGGATCAAAATACAGTACGCGTGCAAGTGACACCAGGACACCATGCAGGACAAGCCCCTCGTGTGACGGTATCACCCGCACCAGATTATGTGCAGGTGATCAATCGGGCTCAGACGGTGGAGGGAGACCAACAGCAGCTGACCATCACACGGACTCGCGCCAAAAATGAGATCGTCGTCACCGGTACGATCGGAGAGGAACATACAGGTGTCACGGTAAGAAGAACGGTGGAAGAACCGGATTTGTTCACCGGTTGGGTGTTCAAGGAACAGATGAGCCAGGTGGGCATTCGCTTTTCTTCTGCCACCCAGGTGGTATCCGGTGAATTGCCCACCTCCGCCGAACTCGTATCACAAACGACTTCTCCGCCTGTGGACCGGTTATTACAGCGTACAATCAAGACTGGCGACAACTTTTACGCGGAAATGTTGCTCAAGCGGCTGGGGGCGACGGAAAAGGGAGTTGGCAGTGCGGAAGCAGGGATCGAAGCGATTCGAACCTTCGCCTCGCATGTGGGAGTGGACATCGACTTTCGTCAAGTGGACGGGTCCGGTTTGTCCCGTCAGGACGTGGTAGCGCCCCATCACTTGATCCAGTTGTTAACGGCGATGGACAAGCATCCAGCGCGGGAGCGATTCTGGTCGTTTTTACCCGTGGCGGGTGTGGACGGGACGCTGAAAAACCGCATGACGGGAACACCTGCGGAAAATAACGTACGGGCCAAAACCGGCGGGGAATTCGGTCTGACTGGCATCACCACGTCCCGTTCCGGGGAACGACTGGCCTTTGCCGTTTTGATCAGAGGTACCAAGGAAAAGGCGCTGTCCAAAGCGTTTCAGGATCGTATCGCGGTGGCGGCGACCACGTATCCGGATTTGCCCGATCCCGGGGAGTTGCCACCGGAGGACGCCTATTTGTTGACGGAACGGTTGAACCCGCTGTTGGATGCCGAACCCTACCGGGGAGTCGTCAGCGGGGTGATGGTGGAGTCGCTGGATCGCGGGGATGTTCTGTTTGAACGGAACGGTTCTGCCCTGCTGACGCCCGCCTCCAACGCCAAATTGTTTACCTCGTCTGCGGCGTTGGGGTTGTTGGGACCGGACGCTCGTCTGCATACACGGCTGTTTCGAACTGGCCCGATTCAGGATGGTGTGCTGAATGGGGATCTGATTCTGCAAGGGGGAGGAGACCCCACCTTGGCCACGGAAGGTGCGCTCCGTGTGCAGGATGGCCCCACGATTGAACAGATGGTGAAGGATATCCAAGCCGCGGGGATCAAGCGGATCACTGGCAGCGTGATCGTCGACACCACGGCGTTTTCGGACGATGTGTACGGTCGTGGATGGGCGTGGGACGACGAGAACGGATCCTACCAGCCGCAAATCACAGCATTGTCTGTCAACCGGGGAACCGTTCGGCTGGACTACCTGCCCGGCGGGCAAGCGGGTGATCCAATCAGGCTTAGCTTGACACCACAGACGCGCTATGTCCGTGTGATCAACACTGCCGTCACCGGTCCTGCTGGCTCTGAAAACACGCTGTCCATCTCCCGTGATCGGGGAACCAACACGATCCGGGTATCGGGCAGTTTGCCCCTGGATTTTCAGGGGGACTACACGCGTGTTCCCGTGGAAAACCCGCATTTGTATACGGGTGAAGTATTGCGCGAGCAATTGGAAAAAGCGGGCGTTGTTTTTGACCAACCTGGTTCAGCACAGGCGGGAGCGGTGCCGCAGGGGGCAGAACTGGTCCGCGATTATCCGTCTCCGTCGATGTCTGAGATCGTTCGCTATATGAACAAAAACAGCGACAATTTTTATGCTGAGATGTTGATTCGGGTACTCGGACTGTATAAAGAGGGAGCGGGCACAGCACAGGCCGGCGTGGAAGCGGTCAACACCTACCTGCGTCAGTTGGGATTGAACTTTCAGCCGGATTTGGTCGACGGTTCCGGTTTGAGCAGACAGGATCAATTGTCCGCTGAGGAGTTGGTGCAACTGTTGATGGCCGTTTCCCATTCTCCCGTCGCGGTTCCGTTCACCGATTCGCTTCCCGTGGCCGGTGTCGACGGCACATTGCAGAGTAGAATGCGCAATACTGCAGCGGCCAACAACCTGAGAGCCAAAACGGGTTCGCTGACCGATGTGAGCGCCTTGTCGGGGTATGTGCGGACCAAGGATGGGGAACGGTTGGTGTTTTCGATGATCATGAACGGATACACCGCCGGTTCGCTTCGCCAGTTGCAGGATCAGATCGGTGTGACGCTGGCCGAATTCCAACGAGGGGAGTAA
- a CDS encoding family 10 glycosylhydrolase: MRMRKWFVCLSLFGWLWMSLVPQPARADSPPREFRAFWVDAFHDGFKTPAQVDKLIADVQKSHANAVIVQVRRRGDAYFNKALEPRTEDPALQPGFDALAYLIEKAHQARPRIEVHAWLATLPIWNSATPPKSPQHVFNTHGPSAQGRDYWLMNRVDGVNRDGANYVLDPGHPDALDYTVEQYLNVVRQYDVDGIHLDLVRYMGPEWGYNPVSVERFQQQTGTSGLPDPQDERWKAWRREQVTFLMRKVYLKAIAIRPDIKVSAAVIAWGAGPSTPEAYRQSAPYTQVMQDWDGWLQKGFIDMAIPMNYDREHVDSQKLWYDQWIEWEKDHQYGRQIVIGPGVYLNAISGSLAQIKRAQMPSANGNRAAGVSLYSYAETNKDSLPNDTLYTSLSQPNSYGEPVFAEQAEIPDMPWKSRPTKGYLMGNVTDAKGQPVDGVTVEIKGQGLNRYESKTDGSGFFGLSDLPPGYYLVKVDGAVPKLVKVKAGRVTETDLQMKK, from the coding sequence ATGCGCATGCGCAAATGGTTTGTCTGTCTGTCCCTGTTCGGTTGGCTGTGGATGTCGCTGGTGCCGCAACCGGCTCGTGCGGACTCACCACCTCGGGAATTTCGCGCATTTTGGGTGGATGCGTTTCATGACGGATTCAAAACGCCTGCACAAGTGGACAAGCTGATCGCTGACGTGCAGAAGTCACATGCGAACGCGGTCATCGTGCAGGTGCGTAGGCGAGGAGATGCGTATTTCAACAAAGCGCTGGAACCCCGTACCGAAGATCCCGCGTTGCAACCGGGGTTCGACGCATTGGCCTACCTAATCGAAAAGGCACATCAAGCCCGGCCGCGGATCGAAGTACATGCCTGGTTGGCCACCTTGCCGATCTGGAATTCAGCCACTCCGCCCAAGTCGCCCCAACACGTGTTCAACACACATGGTCCCTCGGCCCAAGGGCGGGACTATTGGCTGATGAACCGGGTTGACGGGGTCAACCGGGATGGTGCCAACTATGTGTTGGACCCGGGACACCCGGACGCGTTGGATTACACCGTGGAACAATATCTCAACGTCGTCCGCCAATACGACGTGGACGGCATTCATCTGGACCTAGTGCGATATATGGGTCCGGAGTGGGGTTACAATCCCGTCAGCGTGGAGCGGTTCCAACAACAGACGGGAACCTCGGGCTTGCCCGATCCGCAGGACGAACGGTGGAAAGCGTGGCGCCGCGAACAAGTCACCTTTTTGATGCGCAAAGTCTATTTGAAAGCGATCGCCATCCGTCCCGACATCAAGGTGTCCGCCGCGGTGATCGCCTGGGGGGCAGGACCCTCTACTCCTGAAGCATACCGGCAATCCGCCCCTTATACACAGGTGATGCAGGATTGGGACGGTTGGTTGCAAAAGGGATTTATCGACATGGCCATCCCCATGAACTATGACCGGGAACACGTAGATTCGCAAAAATTATGGTATGATCAATGGATTGAGTGGGAAAAGGATCACCAGTATGGTCGGCAGATCGTGATCGGTCCGGGTGTATATCTCAATGCCATCTCCGGGTCGTTGGCGCAGATCAAACGGGCGCAAATGCCTTCAGCCAATGGCAATCGCGCCGCAGGGGTCAGTTTGTACAGCTATGCGGAAACCAACAAGGACAGCTTGCCCAACGACACATTATACACGTCGTTGTCGCAACCCAATTCGTACGGAGAGCCGGTGTTTGCCGAACAGGCGGAGATTCCGGACATGCCGTGGAAATCCCGCCCCACCAAAGGATATTTGATGGGAAACGTAACGGATGCCAAGGGACAACCGGTAGACGGTGTGACGGTGGAGATCAAGGGGCAAGGCTTGAACCGTTATGAAAGCAAGACTGACGGGAGCGGATTTTTCGGTCTGTCTGACTTGCCTCCTGGTTATTATCTGGTGAAGGTGGATGGCGCGGTGCCGAAACTGGTCAAAGTGAAAGCTGGCCGGGTGACGGAGACGGATTTGCAGATGAAAAAGTGA
- a CDS encoding anti-phage deoxyguanosine triphosphatase, whose amino-acid sequence MWLSDAPNRLYGSADWERRFSHPERSAEEPRDEFERDYGRIVHSAAFRRMQSKTQVIGTGVSDFPRTRLTHSMEVAQIARGIAIALNRHSPLLQPDRKIDTSLIEAAALAHDLGHPPFGHQGERALDACMREHGGFESNAHTFRLLTRLEGKPPEGLNVTRALLLSILKYPIVYDDACNPQATSFPPKAGLFAEDREAFEWVLRPFNDDDLAHFLQMEHSDENRHARTLNRTLECSIIEIADDIAYATHDLEDALNLRMVDVEPIRQLIERDQLHEAYPGLKKAVDLLRDFRSRDDDFKSKLKHMFAYLIDAFVRHVQLRQVPGVTSDRLRWTADLPDELRRLCADLKNLVKEEVIDSDTVQTVEWKGQYIVRKLYEAFLQEPKLLPKKDRQLAEEGKKERVVCDHIAGMTDSYAWKTYAKLYGISQRFFD is encoded by the coding sequence ATGTGGCTATCTGATGCTCCCAATCGTTTGTACGGTTCAGCGGATTGGGAACGGCGGTTTTCCCATCCGGAGCGCTCCGCTGAGGAACCGCGGGACGAGTTCGAAAGGGATTACGGTCGTATCGTACACAGTGCGGCCTTTCGGCGAATGCAATCCAAAACGCAGGTGATCGGGACCGGGGTGAGCGATTTTCCCCGCACCCGGTTGACACATTCGATGGAAGTGGCGCAGATTGCCCGTGGGATCGCCATTGCGCTCAACCGACACTCCCCCTTGTTGCAGCCGGACCGGAAGATTGATACCTCGCTGATTGAAGCGGCGGCGCTGGCTCACGATTTGGGTCATCCCCCGTTTGGCCATCAGGGAGAGCGTGCGTTGGATGCCTGCATGCGGGAACACGGCGGTTTCGAAAGCAACGCTCATACGTTTCGCCTTTTGACCCGACTGGAAGGGAAGCCGCCGGAAGGATTGAACGTGACCCGGGCGCTGCTGTTATCCATTTTGAAATATCCCATTGTATACGATGATGCCTGCAATCCGCAGGCAACCTCTTTCCCGCCCAAAGCGGGCCTGTTTGCGGAGGATCGGGAAGCGTTCGAGTGGGTTCTGCGTCCGTTCAACGATGACGACCTCGCTCATTTCCTGCAAATGGAGCATTCCGACGAGAATCGCCATGCACGAACGCTCAACAGGACGCTGGAATGCTCCATCATCGAAATCGCCGATGATATCGCTTATGCGACACACGATTTGGAGGACGCGCTCAATTTGCGGATGGTGGACGTGGAGCCGATCCGCCAACTGATCGAACGGGATCAATTGCACGAAGCCTACCCGGGATTGAAAAAAGCAGTGGACTTGCTGCGGGATTTTCGCTCCCGGGACGATGATTTCAAATCGAAGTTGAAGCATATGTTTGCCTATTTAATCGATGCATTCGTCCGTCACGTCCAACTGCGACAGGTGCCGGGCGTCACGTCCGACCGTTTGCGATGGACCGCTGATCTGCCTGACGAATTGCGGAGATTGTGCGCTGACCTCAAAAATCTCGTCAAAGAGGAAGTGATCGATTCCGACACGGTGCAAACAGTGGAATGGAAAGGACAATACATCGTTCGCAAATTGTATGAAGCGTTTTTGCAGGAACCCAAACTACTCCCCAAAAAGGACCGCCAACTGGCCGAAGAAGGGAAGAAGGAACGCGTCGTATGTGATCACATCGCGGGTATGACCGATTCCTACGCGTGGAAGACCTATGCCAAATTGTACGGGATCAGTCAGCGCTTTTTTGACTGA